ATATACTGGCGGATTTTCTCCATGCTGTCGGGGAAGGGGGCGGTGCTGAGCACGTCCTGGTAGTACTGCTGATAGCGGCTGTCGATGGCGCTCAGATACTCCGCCAGCAGCGCCTCTTTGTTGTCAAAATACTCGTAGAAGCAGCCCACGGAAATCTCCGCTTTTTCCGCGATGTCCCCGATGGTGGTCTGATAAAACCCCCGCTCATTGATGAGCTCAATTGCAACGTCGAAAATCCGTTTCCGGGTTGCCAGAGCCTGTGTTTCTCGCCGTGTGATGGTGATTCACTCCTGTCGCCGCTCGCCTCTTTGACAGAAACCGCCCTGGTTGGAGGCGGAGCGGAAGTGGTTTCGCTCCTATCATAAAGCAAGGTCGGTGGTTTGTCCAGTTCATGGGTGGAAATTTATGACGCGGATAAGAAAAAGATCAGAAGTGTATTTTTCAAGTTTCGTCAAAGTATGGCAAGATTGACCAGATAATTTTGCAATTCATACGAAAAATAATGGGATTTTACAGTTGCTATTGACTAATTTAAGACGGGGTGGTAGTTTAATATTAAAAAATGACATAATTCAGTGAATTGAGTCATACGGGAGTGAGGGAATATGCTGGTATTCAAAAACGCGGTGGTCGTCAATGGAGATGGGAAAACGCTTCAGACGGGCGCCAACGTGGTGGTGGAGAATGAACGGATTGTGGATGTGACCCATTCCATGGAAGGGCTGAATGAGAGAAATGCCCGGATCGTGGACTGCACCGGCAAGGCGGTGCTGCCGGGGCTCATCAATCACCACACCCACAGTGTGGTCATGGGGCCGTTTCTCTCCAGCGGTGCGGCGGCGCGCACAAAAAAGCAGGTCCTCACCCAGCTGGACCGGGACCTTCTGAACGGCCACACCACGGTGATGGGAGTGGACGGATTTGTGACCATGGAGGAGGTGAAGGCCACCCAGGAGCTGCACCCGGTGCGGATCAAGACGGCCGCCGTGCAGCTGCCCAAGAGCTTTCTTGCCGCGGACTGTGCCGACGGCGCGGGGCTGGATGCGTCCCACCGCGCCATGACCCTTGAGAGGATGCTGGCCGACGGAGCCGTCGCCATCGGTGAGGTGGGCTCCGGGCAGACCACGGGGGGAGGGGATTATGTGTACATTCCCCGGATGGTGAAAGAGCGCAAGGGCGCCACCATTACCGCGGATCAGTCCTATGCCATGTTCCTTTCAGTGTTAGGCACCTGGGCGGACCGGGATTACTACCGGAGGGACCGGGTGCTGGAGGCGCTGAAGGAGTGCGGCCTGGAGCAGGTGCTGAGCCCGGAGGAATGCCGGGATATCGTATATGAGACCACCTTCCGGGTGTACGACAGGGCTTTGGACGCCTATGAGGAGGCGGTGGAGGCTGGAATTCGCTACGATGTGCCGGTGATTCTCCACCACACGCCCTCCACCACGCTGGAGGTGCAGCGGCTGGCCAGGCGCGGGCTGCGCCGCTTTATTCCATCCCATTCCAACTGCCTTTTTACAGTGGAGGAAGCCCTGGACGCCGGGCGGAAACTCCGGTCAGAATTCGGCGTGTGGATTGATGGAGCTGTGTTTGACTCCTTCTCCCGCCAGTTGGTGGGACCCCATCCCGATGTGCTGACCGCCATGTTCCGGGAGGGGCTGATCGATCTCCTCTCCACCGACTTCTCCGGCGGGCAGTCAGACTCCATGCTCAAGGGCATTGCGTACATCACAGCGCAGGGAGCGGCCACGCTGCCGGCGGCGGTAGCCGCCGCCACCTCCAATGTGGCTATGGCCATCCCCGGCATCGCCCCGGGGCTGGGGATGGTGAAGAAGGGCTATACGGCGGACCTGATAGTGGTGGACTACCCAGAGGTCTCCCGGCTGAGGCAGGTCTATATCGGCGGCAGACTGGTGGCGGAAGAGGGAAAAACGCGGTATGAGGGGTAGGACAATGGAAAGCAACGAGCTGCTGTACCTGTCTGAAGAGG
This window of the Dysosmobacter acutus genome carries:
- a CDS encoding amidohydrolase family protein yields the protein MLVFKNAVVVNGDGKTLQTGANVVVENERIVDVTHSMEGLNERNARIVDCTGKAVLPGLINHHTHSVVMGPFLSSGAAARTKKQVLTQLDRDLLNGHTTVMGVDGFVTMEEVKATQELHPVRIKTAAVQLPKSFLAADCADGAGLDASHRAMTLERMLADGAVAIGEVGSGQTTGGGDYVYIPRMVKERKGATITADQSYAMFLSVLGTWADRDYYRRDRVLEALKECGLEQVLSPEECRDIVYETTFRVYDRALDAYEEAVEAGIRYDVPVILHHTPSTTLEVQRLARRGLRRFIPSHSNCLFTVEEALDAGRKLRSEFGVWIDGAVFDSFSRQLVGPHPDVLTAMFREGLIDLLSTDFSGGQSDSMLKGIAYITAQGAATLPAAVAAATSNVAMAIPGIAPGLGMVKKGYTADLIVVDYPEVSRLRQVYIGGRLVAEEGKTRYEG